One Marasmius oreades isolate 03SP1 chromosome 2, whole genome shotgun sequence DNA segment encodes these proteins:
- a CDS encoding uncharacterized protein (BUSCO:EOG09263IMF; MEROPS:MER0004246): protein MPPLGQTEAPLSPSQAYFFGLSFTFIYVGSLYVSKNGRLSFSAKSSRGPRLRESNERWRDDPDVIRARITAVTIATAICCVLVWLVVWKSVHGGNPESLFLAGEHASRLVGIKLPHLSSIRSMTLTDLWNILSPYLLAPLLFLGPLYAQFLLITQPKRTWSLKRHLQETFVNIKGLRNYVFAPITEEMVFRACIIAVYHLGRVSRNTMIWIGPLNFGIAHLHHAWDIYNRFGRTTQAMKQAVVTTLFQLGYTTLFGAFCTFVFLQTASLPPVVFAHIFCNVMGLPDVNGDFRIGALRGRGFAVKIAYGIGIVGFASALGSWTLHSAQSSLLWR, encoded by the exons ATGCCTCCACTGGGACAAACTGAGGCACCTCTTTCGCCCTCGCAGGCCTATTTTTTTGGTCTCTCCTTTACCTTCATCTATGTCGGGTCCCTGTATGTTTCCAAGAACGGCCGActttccttcagcgcaaaaTCTTCACGTGGACCCCGTTTACGTGAATCGAATGAAAGGTGGCGAGACGACCCAGATGTGATACGAGCAAGAATAACCGCAGTGACGATCGCTACTGCTATATGTTGTGTTCTAGTCTGGCTTGTAGTATGGAAGAGTGTTCATGGTGGAAACCCGGAG AGCCTGTTTTTGGCTGGGGAACATGCGTCTCGACTCGTGGGGATTAAGTTGCCTCATTTATCATCGATACGGTCGATGACGCTCACGGATTTGTGGAATATACTCTCTCCATACCTCCTCGCCCCACTTCTTTTCTTGGGACCTTTATACGCGCAGTTCCTCCTTATTACGCAACCGAAGAGAACGTGGAGCCTCAAAAGACACCTCCAAGAAACCTTTGTAAATATTAAAGGCTTGAGGAACTACGTTTTC GCGCCAATAACTGAAGAAATGGTGTTTAGGGCGTGTATAATTGCTGTTTATCACCTTGGACGCGTCTCTAGGAACACCATGATCTGGATTGGGCCTTTGAACTTTGGTATAG CTCATTTACACCATGCTTGGGATATATACAATCGTTTCGGAAGAACCACTCAAGCGATGAAACAGGCCGTTGTCACCACTT TGTTTCAACTGGGGTATACAACCCTTTTCGGCGCATTCTGTACGTTCGTTTTTCTGCAAACAGCTTCTCTTCCGCCTGTGGTGTTCGCCCACATATTTTGCAATGTGATGGGATTACCGGATGTGAATGGAGATTTTCGCATTGGTGCGTTGCGTGGAAGGGGTTTTG CTGTGAAAATCGCGTACGGTATTGGGATCGTAGGCTTTGCGTCTGCCTTGGGTTCTTGGACACTGCATAGTGCACAGTCGAGTTTGTTGTGGAGGTGA